CGGCCGGGGAGTTTTGCTTCCGCGGTCATGGCCCGGGGCGTGGGACAGTGACCCACGTTGCGGTCGAGAGGGGCGAGAGGAAGGTGGTGATGCGCGGCCACGGTCGCAAGCGGCACAGCTCTTGGCAGTAGAGTCGAGGGAGGACCCGGGCGCGGGGGCGAGGTGAGCGCGGGGTCTGGCGGGAGCCGCCGGGTGGCGCTCTACTTGTGGTGAGTCCTCTTTGAAGGAAGGAGCGGCGAGGAGAGCCTCGAGTTGGGGGCTAGCGCCTTGAGGCCAGGAAGGGCTCAGGCGGCGGTAGAGATGAGGACGACCAGGAGATCCCTTGGAGGGGCGGAAGTGGTAAAGAGATGATCTAGGCAAGGCACAGCGGTGAGGGGCAGTGTGGAGGGTCGTAGAGGTGAGGTGGCTGCACAGGGCCATGGAGACAGAGAGCCAGATAGAAGCCCACGGACGTGAAAGGGTCCTGTAGATGGCCATAGATGTGAAGTAGCAATGCGCAGGGGCTGAAGAGGATTCAGAGAGATGTTTATGAGGGAGAAGTTGGAAGAAAGAAACCACCTCCAGTAGGCTCTGTAGAGTGCTGCGCCGAGGATCCCTGGGGTCTGACCTAgcgaagccccccccccccccccaacaaggcACGGAAGGCATTCCAAGTAGTGACTTCCTCGGTTTGACTAGGAATGTGGATACTCCTTCGAGGTGGGTACCCCCTCCGTATCCTGCTGCCGCTGCGTGGGGAGTGGATGGGTCGCAGGGGCCTGCCCAGAAGCCTGGCCCCAGGCCCTCCCCGAAGACGGTACAGGAAGGAGGCTCTCCCAGCCTTGGAGGTGCCAGTGTTGCCTGTAACTGCAACTGAAATCCGCCAATATTTGCGGGCACGTGGGATCCCCTTCCAAGATGGCCACAGCTGCCTGCGGGCACCCAGCCCCTTTGTAAAGGCCTTGCCGCTCAAGGACCAGAATGGTGCTACTGCTTCCTTCAGCCTCTTCATTGACAAGACCACAGGCCGCTTTCTCTGCATGACCAGTCTAGCAGAGGGGAGCTGGGAAGACTTCCAGGCCAGTGTGGAGGGACGAGGAGATGGGGCCAGAGAGGGAGTCCTGCTCAGTGAGGCCCCAGAAGTGGAGGACAGTGAGGAGGTCCGGAGGATCTGGGACCGAGCTGTACCTCTCTGGGAGCTGCCTGAGCCGGAGGAGGCCCAGCTGGCTCGTGTGATGTTTGGCCTTACCAGAGTGACAGATGACACGCTCAGGCGTTTCAATGTGCGGTATTTGCGGCCGGCTCGCAGCCTTGTCTTCCCTTGGCTCTCCCCTGGAGGTCTGGGATTACGAGGCTTGAAGCTACTAGGCGCTGAAGGCCAGGGAGATGGAGTGCACTACAAGGAAACCACCATTCCCCGGCCTGGGGTCTACCGTAATCTGTTTGGATTACCACTGATCAGTCGTCGAGATGTTGAGGTGGTACTGACGAGTCGTGAGCTGGACAGCCTGGCCTTGAACCAATCCACAGGGCTGCCCACCCTTGCCCTACCCCGAGGAACAGCCTGCTTACCCCCTGCCTTGCTCCCTTACCTCGAACAGTTTCGACGTATTGTGCTCTGGCTAGGAGATGACCTTCGGTCCTGGGAAGCTGCCAAGTTGTTTGCCCGAAAACTGAATCCCAAGCGATGCTCCTTGGTGCGGCCTGGAGACCGGCAGCCCCGGCCCCTGGAGGCCCTGAACCGAGGCTTAAGTCTTTCTCGTATTCTGCGTACTGCCCTGCCCGCCTGGCACAAGTCGATCGTGTCTTTCCGGCAGCTTCGGGAGGAGGTGCTAGGAGAATTGTCAAATGTGGAGCAGGCAGCTGGCATCCGCTGGAACCGCTTCCCAGACCTCAATCGTCTTTTGAAGGGACATCGGAAGGGCGAGCTGACAGTCTTCACAGGTGAGCCTTGGGAAATCACTTCTTGGGGTAAGAGGCAGAGGATCAGGTGGTGAAACGCATGTGGGTTTGGGCCATGGCAAATGTTAAAGAGGAGGCTTCTCCCAACTTTGAAACCCTTGCTCCGGGTCTTAATTTTAAGGGTAGAACTTTCCTCCCTTACCCAGGTCTGTATTCAACCCCCTGCAGGGCCAACAGGCAGTGGGAAGACCACATTCATCAGTGAGTATGCCCTGGATTTGTGTACCCAGGGGGTAAACACGCTATGGGGTAGCTTTGAGATCAGCAACGTGAGACTCGCCCGGGTCATGCTGACACAGTTCGCTGTGGGGCGGCTAGAAGAGCAACTGGACAAATACGATGAGTGGGCCGACCGCTTTGAGGACCTGCCTCTCTATTTCATGACTTTCCATGGGCAGCAGAGCATCAGGTGAGATTCCAGGGCCGAGGGTTTTCAGAGAATGGGACTGCAGGAGAACAGATCCCCAACAGAATTTTCAGGAATGCTGGCTTCTCTGCTGGGATGGTCTAGAGACTGCTTGTAATTGACTCTTGaattccttgcttcttcctcttcccaggaCTGTGATAGACACAATGCAACATGCAGTATACGTGTATGACATTTGTCATGTGGTCATCGACAATCTGCAGTTCATGATGGGGCACGAGCCGCTATCCACAGACAGGTGACACCCTCTTGTGTAACTGGAACGCACTTGAACACGCGTGTCTTCGTAGGCAGCTGGCCCTTAGGCACACGCTGTGTTCTTGATGTCTGACCTGTGTGCCGGTACACACCACCCTGTGTGTATTTCTGCCTTCACAGACGTGTGGGTTGTGGCAGTGGGAAGTATGGAGAGGAACCTAAGTGTGAGTTCTTGGGTAGAGTGAAGTAGTGTGGGTCTGTGGCCTGGGGAGATGCGAATGAATCAAGAGTGTGTGTACGCTCTTGTGCTTCTGTCTGTGTCCGATAACCTCTTCACtttgttggggtgggggcaggattgCAGCTCAAGACTACATCGTCGGGGCCTTTCGAAAGTTTGCAACAGACAATAGCTGCCACGTGACACTGGTCATTCACCCCCGGAAGGAGGATGACGATAAGGAACTGCAGACAGCGTCCATTTTTGGCTCAGCCAAAGTGAGTGGCTTTTAGAGGAGCCCAAGCTTAGGAGGGTAGAGGGGGCAGGTGTGACCAGGGATGGCCCTCACTCAGCCTTAAATCATCTTGACTGTCCACTTAGAAGAGGCAGGAGACAGCTGTCACTGCCTTCGGGCCATGACATGAGGAATACGTGTGCTGGGAATATAAAGGCTGATGATAGTTGGTCCTTTGCCCTCCTTGTCCTCTAAGAGCTCACATCATCCAGTGGGGAAAATAGCAAGACCGTGATTATAACTCAGTATAAGAGCTACAGTAGGCAACACAGGCATTGGGGGAGCCGCGAAACATCTGAGTCAGCCTGGGACATCTGGGGAGACTTCTTCACCTATTTGGGGAGAGGAGGTGTCAACAAAGGTTAGGTTGAGTTTTGGCAGACAGTAAGTGCTAAATAATCGAATAAATGGGAGGGCCTCCTGGGCAGCGGGACCAGCCCAGTCCTGGAGCTTCCAGGGGTACACTGAGTGCCTGTTACATGGCAGGCCGGCTGGGCACAGGGCATACAGGGTGGGGAGCACAAACTGTGCCACAATGGAACAGACATGGAGCTAGGGAAGAGAGTAACACAGAAGCGGGAAGATGATGGTTCGTTCTTTGTTTATGGGGATCAAGAATGGTCTCTGATAAAGTGtgacgttcttttttttttaatttttttttttttaacgttttatttatttttgagacagggagagacagagcatgaacagaggagggtcagagagagggagacacagagtctgaaacaggctccaggctctgagcggtcagcacagagcccggcgcggggctcgaactcacgggctgcgagatcatgacctgtgccgaagtcggacgcttaaccgactgagccacccaggtgccctaaagtgTGACATTCTGATAGAGACCTGAGTGATAAGAAGCAGGGGTTGAGTGGGGTGGTGGGCTGTGGAAAAGTTACAATCAGAGGGAATGGCGTGTACAGAATCTAGGGCAGCAGTGAGTAGTCAAGGAACTGAAGGATTCAGGTGGCCCCAGGTTGTGGTCAGTAGTCCATGGCTTTGCCATTCTTCCCTGGACCCTCAACCTTCCTTTTTACTTCTCCTATGTCTTCTCactgctccttcctccttttgCCCCCATCCCCCAGGCAAGCCAGGAAGCGGACAACGTTCTGATCCTACAGGACAGGAAATTGGTAACTGGTCCAGGGAAACGGTATCTGCAGGTGTCCAAGAACCGCTTTGATGGAGACGTAGGTGTCTTCCCACTTGAATTCAACAAGAGCTCTCTTACCTTCTCCATACCACCAAAGAGCAAGGCTCGGCTCAAGAAGGTCAAGGATGACAATGGGCTAGCGACCAAAAAGCCCTCTTCTGGCAAAAAGGGGGCTGTGCCCCAGAACTCTGAGACTTGCTTGGATCAGGCCCACCAACCCTGCCAGCCAGACCCCTCCAGGCCCTCCAGGTGAAGGCCGTTCAGAGCCGGACACTGAAATGAGCCTGGCCGGACAGGCAGGGGCATAGACTTTTTTAGCCCTCTGCCAAGACTACCTCTGTCCTGTGGGCCTAAGCTAGGGGTCCTCCACGGAGGGCCTAACCTAGGGCAGAGTTCCATAGTGAGAGACTTGAgaacttcctgtgtgccaggcttcGTTCTAGGTCCTGGGAATACAGCGCTGACAAGACAGATGAGCTCCCTGCCTCCCTAGAACCTGCAGTCTGATAAGCAAGACaagagaaataatgaacaaaCACAAACCGTATTTTTAGACAGTGAGATACaccatgaagaaaagaaaacagggcaATACGTACAGCCTAGTGTAGATTAGGGTCGGAACAGATACCTCTAAGCAGAGGACATCGGAGATGGGGCTTAAAGGACTAGGATTGAGCCGTGTGAACATCTGGAGAAAGAGGGATCCAAGCAGAGCGGAAATGAGATAcagaggccctgaggtgggaatgagCAAATTGAGTTCAAAGCAGTGGGTTCAGGCCCCCTGAACATAGAAGGGAATAGAGGACTTCTTGCCAAACAAACCTAGGCTTGTGGAGCCAAAGGGTGACATGGTGGGTACCAGACTCCTCTCTGGCCCATTCTGGACCCTGCCATGAGGTGGGATTGGATCCTAGGTGCTTGACCCTGTAGTATCAGGGCCCCAAAGGTGGAAGCTGGCCAGAGAGCCATGGAAGGAAGCAGAGCCCAGAGTGCCTGCCACATGGACACAGATTCCATATTCTGTCACCTCAGACCACTGGGGTGGACAGTCATGACTTTTTGTAGAGCCTTTTCTAGTTTTACTGAAAACAGTTTTTCCATTGCCttggtttctgtgttttttcttatttgtccACCAGGTGTCTCCCCAGTCTAGAACTGGATTTTCCTCTTGCTTTCAATAGGGAGTCTTAGCTGTGCACTCCCAAGGAAACGGGCATTAAAGGGCCTTCACCCACACAACCCCTTATACCTCTTCTTGGCTTAGGGATGACAGAATGGTGTCTCTTTATCCTTATCTTCCCTGAAGATCCCCATGTGATCCCTGGCACAGGTGTGGGTCACTGGGCCACATGTCTAGGCCCTGCCTGACCAGCTGTCCCTCAGTGATACGAGCCACTCACTGACCTGAGTGCGGGTTCCGCATGCTGCCTTCTTATCGGACTCCCCATCCATTTTCCTCATCCTTGTACACTCAGTGTTTGTCTTATGTCAGTATGTGTCAGAACTCCtaggattctttaaaaatgaagaacctAGGgcctactcccctcccccccaacacacacacacagatgtttcTGATTCTAGAGGTTTGAGAAAAGTTACAGGATTTCTCATCTTTAACAAGTACTGAAGGGGATTGTCATGTAAGAGACTTGTGAAAAATAGTTCTAAATGATGGCACTTTTCCATCTCACTTCCTCTGGTACCCTTAAGCCCTATTTTCCCTTTAGATTTGCATGCAAGAGGGGTCAGAATGCCAGGTGTCCTGAGGGAGCTGGGAAGAAGCCTTTTGTAAGGGTAGGCGGAGGTTTCCTGCTCGCTCCAGGCAGGGCTGCCTTATCAGGTTCCCCCAGTCCACCTAAGCGGGCTTCTGGGGCCCTCTGGAAGGCTCTGGGCTCTCTGGTCTGTTGGGTGTGAGAACTATGGCTACAGCTGACTCCTGAAATAGACCCTGGAACAAAGCTGTTCTCTGGGGAAGAacctgtgggggagggagggggtagtTCCTCCAGGGCCTCCCTTCTTGGGGGTCTCCCAGACTGGCTGGAGCCAGGCCTCCTAATCCCGCAGTAATCATTCCCAGCCGCTGGCTGGTCTAGGCCTCATCCAGGGTCTATAACAACGTCAGCCATGCCTTCCAGATGCACACCACCAGGTCAGTCCTACCTCTAAGGATGTGGGTTCTACATCCCACATTCTGATCTACTGGGAACTCCTGGTGAGTTCTCAGGAAATCCCAGAGGTCCCTGTGAATTGGGGATAGAGGGACAGACACACACTTGCCTGTTTGTCTTGGCCCACCCTCCTAGCAGACTCCCTGCCCGGCACAAACGAGAATAatgatggggggcaggggaagctaatgctcccccagccctccccctacACAAACACATTCCATTGCACCCCTGTCTTAAACTCCTCACATCAAGATTAGCCCAAAGTATGTTCAAGAGTCCCAGGAGCCTAGAAAGCAGTGGGGGAATCCCTGGGAGCCACTGTCCCTGTACCCAACCAGAGCAGATTAAGTCAAATTACCCTGGTTCTGCCTATGTCCAATTGGATATTAAGAATCTCCTTGAGCATTCAGGAAGGACCTGGCCAAGCAGGGTCCAGCTGGATCCGCAGCTCTCAGATTCCGGGTCACATTTGTCTGTGAGGGGGGCAGCTTCAGTCCTCCAGCAGCTTCGTTACTGCAGATGGGTTTGAGAAGGGACTAAATTCACTGCACTCCCGCTGCCCAAGTATTCAGGCTGCGAGTGTGGCCCAGATACCTAGAGACCTCGAAGTCTGTGCCTTCCCACAGGCCGCCTCTGGTGccatggagggagggagccctAGGTGCCTCCCTGCAATACAAGGCAACTTCCTGTTTGTGCCTGTGGGTGGAACTTTATGAGTCTAAGGGAAGCCTGGCCCCTGCTCTGTGGGGGGCCAGAACTGGCAAGCACACTCACCTGGGCAGACACCTACtccgggggagggggaaggtagTTGGGCGAGGGCAGCTCTGACCCGAGGGTGGGGCGGGGTCTGTTTTGGTGAAACCTGAGCCTTCTTTGTCTGCTTCCTAGGGGTTTTCCCGGTGCCTAGGGAAGGAGCTGAGAGTGGACTCGGTTTGGCTCCCCACAGGGCCGGGCAGGTGGCAGTAAAGCCCTATCGCCAACTTGGTTAGGGCACCCAGGTAGTTTAGCTCTCGGTCACGTGCTGCTCGCCCCTTTCCCAGGTCGAAAGCCAAATCCAGAAGGCTGTGAAGTCGGAGGCCAGCGGAGCAGCCTCAGGCCACCGTTGAGCTACTGCTGGGCTGGATACCGGGTCGGCTGTTGAGGGGGTGCTGGGCAGACCACTCCCCTCCTGGGCCGGGGGCGCGGCCTcagccgccccgccccgccccgctccaCCAGGCCCGGCCAGGCGGGCGCCCGGAGTCCGGAGCCCGGAGCTGGCTGGGAGCCGGCGGATCTGCGGCGAGGAGGTGCCCGCGCTGGAGCAGGAGCTGGGCGGGAGCTGGAGCGGCGGCGCAGGTGGCGCTGGGTGAGTGGTGGGGACACGGAGGTATCGGAACTCCAGCCTTCCACACATCCCGGCTCCGGAGCGAACTTTCCCGATCTGGGGAAGCCGGGGACTGGAGTGAGAAAGGGGTCCCCACTCtgggggacgggggcggggcgcAGGCGAGGAGTCTGAGCAGGGAACCGACACAAACTCACACCAGCgggcacacacacgcgcgcacacagaCCCACGCACTTGGGACACACGAACACACGTGCATTCAGGAAAGGACGCGCCCCATAGATTACCCCTGCAGTCCCTGGAGCAGCGCCACTGGCCCGCACGGACCCCCAGCGGACAGAGCGCTCTGCTGTCGCGCACTTGACGGGGGTTGGAGATAAAGGGCTGCCCTGTGACCGCCGACGGGGGCGGGACGGGTGGGACACCTCCCGAGGTTCCTGCTTCCTGGCCGCCCACAGGTGAAGACTAAGACGTAAACAGGCGCCGAGCACGTGATCGCTTCGCAGACAAGTGGGCTGTGCTCCCCCACCCGCGCATCAGGGCGAGGACCTCCCTCCCCAGTCCTGGGCGAGTCTGCAAGGTCTCCAGCCGAGCAGTATTCCGTTCTCCTTCCAGAGAAGTGTTAAACCTTCCCACAGAAGTGGGAACAGAACGCCCCCTGGAGTCCGGGTAGCGCAGGACTGGAGACTTGCACTGGGTGGGGTGACCTgggctcctctccttccttcacccGAACATGTTCGTGGTGCCCTCATCCCTGAAGGTATCGAAGAAGGGAGTTATTTTTGATGGCAGTGTACAGCAGCCCCTGCCCCATACCTCCAGTCCGGGGAGCAGCTGCCTGAGCCCCAGTGGGTCCCCTTCCTACCACTCCCCTCCTTGCACAACTGGGAGCTCTTCCCCCCAATGTAGGAGCAGAAAGCCCACTCCTGCGAGGGTGGGAGCCCTTTCCCGGAGAATGCATGAGGGTAAATGTCCCTAAATACAAGAGTGGGCCTATCTCCCTCCCCTAGAAGGGAGGatgagccccctcccccagggaatGAGGGAGTGGGCAGCGGCCTTCTGCCTCCCTCAccgccccaccctccacccctacACACATGCTGAGCCCAGCTGCTGCCTGAGCTTCTGGGCTGGCTGCCAGAAAGGGGAGGAGGCTCCTGGTGCCCCAAGAGGCTGGGATCAGGGCAAGGCCAGGGGAGGGGGTCTctattggggagggggggctcagtctgttctTGTAAGGCTCAGGGTCTGGGATGAGCCTGAGGGTAGTTGGGTTATGTCTCCCTttccagggaaaaagaaagaaaaacaaccctTTCCATAGAGCTAAAAATAGAGCTGAGAGCTGGCCAGGGCTGTGGCCTGGAAGGGGGGGATGCTCCTTCCTGGGGCAGAGGAGCTCTGGCAGGCCTTGGCCTTGGGGGTGGGGTTGCAAGTAGGGGGTGGGAAGCTGTTCTTGCCCAGGGGTGTGGGCATCAGCTGACCTGACTGGGGCACAGAGACCCTTCGGGGAAAGTCTGTGTGGTAGAATGTTTGTGAAACTCACTGTTTATGAAAGTTGTCTGACTGTGAATGAGACCACCAATGTGTGAAAGATGCTTAGGAGAGGAAGCCTATTTAAGATCGTGAGTCGGTAGTAAGGACTTTGAGTTGTGAAAGACTGTGCACAACAAGGTTTGTGACAGGGAGTATGTCTGTGTGTGCGGTGGCCTGAAAGATTATGGAAAGGAGCGTGGAACCACGT
The sequence above is drawn from the Panthera tigris isolate Pti1 chromosome D2, P.tigris_Pti1_mat1.1, whole genome shotgun sequence genome and encodes:
- the TWNK gene encoding twinkle protein, mitochondrial, with the translated sequence MWILLRGGYPLRILLPLRGEWMGRRGLPRSLAPGPPRRRYRKEALPALEVPVLPVTATEIRQYLRARGIPFQDGHSCLRAPSPFVKALPLKDQNGATASFSLFIDKTTGRFLCMTSLAEGSWEDFQASVEGRGDGAREGVLLSEAPEVEDSEEVRRIWDRAVPLWELPEPEEAQLARVMFGLTRVTDDTLRRFNVRYLRPARSLVFPWLSPGGLGLRGLKLLGAEGQGDGVHYKETTIPRPGVYRNLFGLPLISRRDVEVVLTSRELDSLALNQSTGLPTLALPRGTACLPPALLPYLEQFRRIVLWLGDDLRSWEAAKLFARKLNPKRCSLVRPGDRQPRPLEALNRGLSLSRILRTALPAWHKSIVSFRQLREEVLGELSNVEQAAGIRWNRFPDLNRLLKGHRKGELTVFTGPTGSGKTTFISEYALDLCTQGVNTLWGSFEISNVRLARVMLTQFAVGRLEEQLDKYDEWADRFEDLPLYFMTFHGQQSIRTVIDTMQHAVYVYDICHVVIDNLQFMMGHEPLSTDRIAAQDYIVGAFRKFATDNSCHVTLVIHPRKEDDDKELQTASIFGSAKASQEADNVLILQDRKLVTGPGKRYLQVSKNRFDGDVGVFPLEFNKSSLTFSIPPKSKARLKKVKDDNGLATKKPSSGKKGAVPQNSETCLDQAHQPCQPDPSRPSR